The genomic stretch GCGCGTCACGTCGACGAAACCGCCCCACGCATGGTCGATCCGCACGTCCGCGAGTTGCGGGAACACACCGATCATGCGCTTGCGAATCTCTTCGCCGAGTTGCACGGGCGACGCGCCGGTCGAGCTCGCCCGCCCGCCGAACAGCACGCGATGATCGGCCGAGAGGCGGAAGTAATCGAGGAAGAAGTTGTTGTCGCAAATCGCCTCGCGTCCGGCGATCAGCGCGTCGGCACGCGCTTTACCGAGCGGCTCGGTGGCGACGATGTACGACGCGATCGGTGCGATGCGCGCGGCGACCGGCGCAGGTAACACGCCGCCGATGGTCGCGTTGCCACACGCCGCGACGAAACGGCAGCGCACTTCGCCGGTAGCGGTACGCACGATAGGCCTCGCGCCGCGCACCACCTCGATTACTGGCGAATGCGCGAACAGTTGTGCGCCTTCACGCCGCGCCGCATCGGCAAGACCGAGGCAGTATTTGAGCGGATGCAGGTGGCCTGAAAACGGATCGTAGACGCCGGCCAGATATCGTTGCGAAGCGACGCGCGCGCGCACGTCGTCGGTGTCGAGCCACGCGAGTTTCGTATAGCCCCAGCGCTGCGATGCCGAATCCATCCACGCGCGCAAGTCCGGCACGCGCTTCGGTTTGGTCGCCACCGTCAGGTAGCCCGCGGTGAAATCGCAATCGATCCCGTAGCGTTCGATGCGCTCGCGCACCAGCGCAACGCCTTCCACCGACATCGCCCACGCGGCGCGTGCACCGTCGAGACCGAGTTGCTTTTCGATGATTTCGTCTTTCGCGAAACCCACCAGCGTCTGCCCGCCGTTGCGGCCCGATGCGCCCCAGCCCGGGCGATGCCCATCGAGCACGACCACCGACAAACCGCGCGCCCGGCATTCGAGCGCCACCGACAAACCGGAGAAACCCGCGCCGATCACGCAGACGTCGGCGTCCAGCGTGCCGTCGAGCATCGGATCGTCGACGAGCGGACGGGCGGCGCTCGCTTCATAGTAGGAGTTGGCGATCAGCGCATCGGCGCGGCGGTCGAGCGTGTTAAAGCCGGGAGTCGGAGCATTCATCAAAGCAGGTCCTTCATTCGATACCAGGCCATCGCGAGCACGAGGGCAGGGGTGCGCAGTGTAGCGCCGCCCGGAAAGTCACGGTGACGAATCTTGCCGAACAGATCGAAGCGCGACGCCTGGCCGTCGATCGCCTCGGCGATCAGTTTACCCGCGAGACCAGTCGTGTTCACGCCGTGGCCCGAGAAGCCTTGCGCGAAATAAACCGTCGGCGACAGGCGGCCGAAATGCGGCGCGCGATTCATCGTGATATCGACGAAACCGCCCCATGCATAGTCGATCTTGACGTCGTCGAGTTGCGGGAAGGTTTTGAGCATGTCGCGGCGCATCGCTTCGCCCAGATTGCGCGGCGCGAACGTCGAGTAGCTGACTTTGCCGCCCCACAGCAGGCGGTTGTCGGGAGCGGGGCGAAAATAATCGAGCACGAAGCGGCTGTCGCACACCGCGGCTCGCGCGGGCATCAGCGCTTCCGCGCGGTCGGGGTCGAGCGGTTCGGTGGCGATCACGTAGGTGCCGACCGGCATGATTTTGCTGGCCACGCTGGGCGCCAGTTGGCCGAGGTACGTGTTGCACGCGAGCACGACGAATTGCGCATGCACCTTGCCGCGCGCCGTTTCGACCACATGCCGGCCGTTTTCCTGGCGCAGCGCGGTGACGCAGCTGTCCTCGAAAATCTGCACGCCGGCGGCGCGTGCGGCGCGCGCAAGACCCAGCGTGTAATTCAACGGATGCAGATGGCCGCTGTCCGGATCGAACAATCCGCCGAGGTAGCGCGACGATTCGACGTATTCGTCGAGGCCTTCGTTCTCGACATAACGAAAGCGGTCATAGCCGAAGCGCTGTTGTGCTTCGTCGCGCCATTTTCGCAGATCGTCCGTATCGCGCGGTTTGTTCGCGGCGGTCAGATAGCCCAAGGTCAGATCGCAATCGATCTGATGCTTCGCGATGCGACCCTTGACGATATCCAGTGTCTCGAGCCCCATGTCCCAAACACGCTTCACGTCATCCGCAGGCATGAACTTCGCAAACGTATCGATATCGCACGCAAAGCCGCCGATCAACTGGCCACCATTGCGGCCGCTAGCCGCCCAGCCGACTTTCGATGCTTCCAGCACCGCGACCGAATGGCCGCGTTCAGCGAGGTTCAGCGCAGTCGAAATGCCGGTGAGTCCGGCGCCGATCACGCAGACGTCGACCGTCAGCGTTTCTTCGAGCGGGGGATGGCGAGTGGTGTCGTTAGCGGTTGCTGCGTAATACGAGGCGACGTGAGGCTGGTTCGAGAATGGGAGCATAGGCAGAGCATGCAGGAGAAGCCTGAACGCGCGGCCTTTGGTAAAGCCAGGCCGCGCGCTCAGACGGTACGGATTAGAACGAGTAGATGAACTGCGTCGCGAGCAGGTCGTTGGACTTGCCGTACGAGCCGTCGTTCTTCAGGAACACCTGTTTGTTGGCCCAGTCGTGACGATATTCGACCTTCACCGTGATCTGCTGAGTCGGATAGAACAACAGGTCGAGCGAAACGTCCTGACGGGTGGCGCCCTTGCACTCGAAGCCGAGACCGCCGTTCGCCTGCGAATTGGCGAGGCAGTCCGCGCCGATGCCGAAGCCGTTCGCCGTGTCCATACCGCGCGAATTCAACGCGATGCCACCGCCGCCGCCGCCATTCTTGCTGTCGACGAGCAGGTCGTAGCGCACCGTCGCGCCCATGCGGCCCACCACCGGCAGATTGAACTTGCGGTGCGCGAGCAGCGACAGGCCGTACCACTGCGCTTGGCCGCCGTTGAACGCGGCGTTCTGCGCCTGGCCGTAGTCGATCTCGGCGTTGTACTGCACGTCGGCGAGCGTGTAGGCCAGGTCGGCTTCGGTGAAGAAGAACGTACTGCCCGCGCCCGGCGCATTGCCGCCTACGCCGTAGGTGACCGCGCCGGTAGTCGCGTTGGTCGCGCTCGGCAGCGTCTGACGCCCGATGTTGAACGAACCGCCGATATCGAGTGCGCTCGACCACGTATAGTCCGTACGCGCCGTGAAGGTCGGGATCTTGTTGCTCGTCGTGATCGGATCGCCCAGCGAGTTGGTGCCGATCTGCGTCGTCGCGCCATACGTGCGGTACTGCTCGTTGCCGAGGAAGAACTTCCACGCCCAGTTGCCCGAGGTGTAATTCGCACCGATACCGACATAGC from Paraburkholderia sp. IMGN_8 encodes the following:
- a CDS encoding FAD-binding oxidoreductase — encoded protein: MLPFSNQPHVASYYAATANDTTRHPPLEETLTVDVCVIGAGLTGISTALNLAERGHSVAVLEASKVGWAASGRNGGQLIGGFACDIDTFAKFMPADDVKRVWDMGLETLDIVKGRIAKHQIDCDLTLGYLTAANKPRDTDDLRKWRDEAQQRFGYDRFRYVENEGLDEYVESSRYLGGLFDPDSGHLHPLNYTLGLARAARAAGVQIFEDSCVTALRQENGRHVVETARGKVHAQFVVLACNTYLGQLAPSVASKIMPVGTYVIATEPLDPDRAEALMPARAAVCDSRFVLDYFRPAPDNRLLWGGKVSYSTFAPRNLGEAMRRDMLKTFPQLDDVKIDYAWGGFVDITMNRAPHFGRLSPTVYFAQGFSGHGVNTTGLAGKLIAEAIDGQASRFDLFGKIRHRDFPGGATLRTPALVLAMAWYRMKDLL
- a CDS encoding DUF3138 family protein; translation: MRKKLICLLVAGSLPGFAMADATSDQIKALQAQLNALQKEVKQLRAEVASKPKAAAAATAAPAPATAAAPVDISSPEYGSARATLTNDEVTSMKQQIANQQLKVDSLVDAANTGPIAGLSITGYIDPTYIYNRAQSSSSFLFANHESAYNYFNSTFGDLYLDIKKTFGVGPMAPSAEITLMPNRGNGITLLTNEHGNIGNNILNTAVVNVPLTSTTTLVAGLIPSFGGYEVQQSNQMLTLTHNLLYDFSDPGSYVGIGANYTSGNWAWKFFLGNEQYRTYGATTQIGTNSLGDPITTSNKIPTFTARTDYTWSSALDIGGSFNIGRQTLPSATNATTGAVTYGVGGNAPGAGSTFFFTEADLAYTLADVQYNAEIDYGQAQNAAFNGGQAQWYGLSLLAHRKFNLPVVGRMGATVRYDLLVDSKNGGGGGGIALNSRGMDTANGFGIGADCLANSQANGGLGFECKGATRQDVSLDLLFYPTQQITVKVEYRHDWANKQVFLKNDGSYGKSNDLLATQFIYSF
- a CDS encoding FAD-dependent oxidoreductase, which encodes MNAPTPGFNTLDRRADALIANSYYEASAARPLVDDPMLDGTLDADVCVIGAGFSGLSVALECRARGLSVVVLDGHRPGWGASGRNGGQTLVGFAKDEIIEKQLGLDGARAAWAMSVEGVALVRERIERYGIDCDFTAGYLTVATKPKRVPDLRAWMDSASQRWGYTKLAWLDTDDVRARVASQRYLAGVYDPFSGHLHPLKYCLGLADAARREGAQLFAHSPVIEVVRGARPIVRTATGEVRCRFVAACGNATIGGVLPAPVAARIAPIASYIVATEPLGKARADALIAGREAICDNNFFLDYFRLSADHRVLFGGRASSTGASPVQLGEEIRKRMIGVFPQLADVRIDHAWGGFVDVTRNRAPDFGSIDPNYFYVQGFSGHGVALTGIAGRVVAKAMAGETAAFDLFARLRHARFPGGPALRGPALELGMMYHRIRELF